The genomic region GAACTTATCAATTAAACTAATCAATCAATAacgatatatatgtataaagtgtCTTGTATTTGTCAAAGCTGATAAATtcaattctttaaaatacattatatttatatagtcTTAAAACACGTTTTGATCGAGTATGTGTCTTAAATTCACATCAAAAGAAGTAACTTAAAAgagtttatttgttattaagtgcatttatcATAAGTCTGACTCTGCACTCaatattcagtttttattttgcattatttctttagtaaatagtttacatatatttatttgtttccgATTATCTCTTATCTCAACGTTTATTGAACTTTAAATGCACATATCTTGTTTTTTGATTTTACAACCAGTCTtgatattacattttatttgttaaacatgttacCAGTCCATATATAGGGTACATATTTCATGTGTGGGTGTAGCTGTGCCAGGCGTCTTTCTTGCCTACTGAACGATTATGGGTAGTTGTTTCACACGTACCTCTCTCTACTCTGTTTTCCTGGCACAGACTCTCAGTGAAGCAATCAAAAGTTTACATAGGTACTGAAGTTTTTTTACATGGCTCTAGTATGTTCAATCgtttgttcaaataaatgtcataaaaatgGTATGTTTTGTAAAACTTATTCAATCGAAAGTGACTATAGTAGTGCATGTTGAATAAATCACGTCCATGATAACCTTTATTGGAACACCAGTTTGTTAAAATCATTCAAGTATTACAGTAACACAAACCATCAACTGATATGTATTTGACAacatgaaaacaacatttattgaaaaaataacgtTCAAAGTGCTAGGAGCAATCTATCATATCTGTTTGACAACGGCCGGTAGGGGGCGCAAGGAAGAGTTGACCGGAAGTACACATACACAGCTGGTATACGTCATCTCTAGTGACGTCACTTTTGTTCCCCGTGCTAGGGAAAAGTCCTGGCAGCAGAATATTTGTGGCGTTCATGAGTATCTGTACAAAAGAAACAGCAGAACATGACTTTGAAAAACATTCGTTTACACCGTTTAACACAAGTTCTTGGAAAACATTCAACTTAAGTTTCCACAAGTCGCTCTCTCTTATATTGGTTATGCCAGTTTTAAAAAAGCAACACCTGATTTATGCGTACTATAATAGTATTGTTTCAACACAGACATAAGTTTTCTAAGAAGTACTATTTAtaataagttttattattattattattattattattattattattattattaattttaatattattattattattattattattattattattattattattattattaataataattttaatattattattattattattattattattattattattattattattattattattattatcattattattattatcattattatagaCATTAGtcttataaatatgtatgttcaTAGTTCCGTGCAGATAGACCTACTGCCTATTGTCATCCTCTGCTTACCTTTCTGTCAGCGCGCAGCAGCAGGTCGTTTCCGGTGTTTATTTCCACATTGCCGACAAGGGCCTCCACTTGTACACCTTGCCGCCCGGACACCTGGATGGAACTGGACACAGATTCCAGCCTATAGCAACATGGAATTATCGTTTCAGtgataaattttaaattggGATACGCTCTGAAACCCATAGTTACTTGAACATTTTTGAcggttttaaagggactcgctcatgtttttaaaccaaaaataaacattccGGCAATACatctaaaacacttattttaacattattgtattctattatattgaaattgcaATCATAGtcttaaaaaagtattttggttttactGGGCCATTAGAGTCAGGAAACAACAAGATAACCGAAACATGCGCCACTGGGGCACCAGGACAAAAATaccttttataaatacattattaaccTCACGTGATATTGTCAATTGAACAATCACGGAACAAATCCGTTATTAAGATTataacgctaatgaaaattatGGTCTTAAAGTCgacatttgagcaaatatcgacatttgctgaagggttccagcgtGTTATCTTAATTCGTTTTGACACTCCTAaagatttgccacactttatttcgcgATACTTAAAAGTACAAAAAACATGAATGAGTCCCTTCAatgcatttgtattaaaatgaatgtacatatacaagaacaataaaaaatatggaagcatTTGCTTCAAAGGTGACATATGGTTTGGTAATCTTGAAAGTATACCTTAAGGATCCTTTGTTTGGTCCTCGTATGTTCGGTGTTTCTATAGAACCGTTGAATACAGCTTTTCCTGAAATCGTTATTTATCATAAGAATAATAATGGACAAAAATACACAAAGTTGTGCGtctgaaaatgtatttaaatgccataatgtcttaaactttaaatatatcgtTCTAAAAATACAGATTCGTGATCTTTTCTTTTAAGGAAAGTTTAGGAAACGCATACTTGTACTGTATATGTAGTCGCTATGTAACGGCCTGTTTGTAAAATATGGACGACacgaaaatgttgtttttctaataataacataatgtGCGCATGTGTTAATCCacttcattttctgaaaatgcaacttaattttaaaatctatttCTACGTCTATACCGCTGTATGTGACCTCGTCCACACCGTACGTTACAGCCTTGTCGGTGACCTTGAACCTCGTCTGGTTGTCAAGGTCACGGACTTCGAACTCGTCACAGAGAACCTTCACCCGTCCACTGCCTGGAACATGAAGAACACGTTTATGTGTTCAATTCTATTATACACAATTGAAATGAGAACGTTTTACCATCCAAGTACTTTATATACCTATGTAACAGGATCTTCTCAAAtctaattattacattttagcTTGTAATTATTATCCGGAAATTACTTGTTTCATCTTTCAAATCGCGGTCAAACATGACTTTGTATACACAATATATCACTGAATACCTGTATTACCTACCTAAATGGAATTTCACAGATTTCCCTGTATCACCCGTTCTTGATTTTAACACAATGTCTCCTCTAGATGTTATGTTCAGTCttttattctgaaaaaaaaaataatacgtGAGCTATGTCAGTTGCAAAACTAAATCAGTTTAGATATATATGCATGAACAACCCTCattatagcatatatatatgcatgaacAACCCTCATTATAGCATATATATGCATGAACAACCCTCATTATAGCATATATGCATGCACAACCCTCattatagcatatatatatgcatgaacAACCCTCATTATAGCATATATGCATGCACAAACCTCATTATAGCATATATGTGCATGAACACCCCTCATCATAGCATATATATGCATGAACACCCCTCATTATAGCATATGTATGCATGAACACCCCTCATTATAGCATATATATGCATGAACAACCCTCATTATAGCATATATGCATGCACAACCCTCATTATAGCATATATGTGCATGAACACCCCTCATCATAGCATATATATGCATGAACACCCCTCATTATAGCATATATATGCATGAACACCCCTCATTATAGCATATATATGCATGAACACCCCTCATTATAGCATATATATGCATGAACAACCCTCATTTTAGCATATATATGCATGAACACCCCTCattatagcatatatatatatatatatatatatatatatatatatatatatatgcatgaacACCCCTCATTATAGCATATATATGCATGAACACCCCTCATTATAGCATATATATGCATGAACAACCCTCATTATAGCATATTTATGCATGAACAACCCTCATTATAGCATATATATGCATGAACACCCCTCattatagcatatatatatatgcatgaacACACCTCATTATAGCATATATATGCATGAACAACCCTCATTTtagcatatatatgtatgaacaCCCCTCATTATAGCATATATATGCATGAACACACCTCATTATAGCATATATATGCATGAACAACCCTCATTTtagcatatatatgtatgaacaACCCTCattatagcatatatatatgcatgaacAACCCTCATTATAGCATATATATGCATGAACACCCCTCattatagcatatatatatgcatgaacAACCCTCATTATAGCATATTTATGCATGCACAACCCTCATTATAGCATATATATGCATGAACAACCCTCATTATAGCATATTTATGCATGCACAACCCTCATTATagcatatatatgcataaacaACCCTCATTATAGCATATATATGCATGAACACCCCTCATTATAGCATATATATGCATGAACAACCCTCATTATAGCATATATATGCATGAACAACCCTCATTATAGCATATATATGCATGAACAACCCTCATTATAGCATATATATGCATGAACAACCCTCATTATAGCATTATGGCTTTACTGACATCAACGATCTGTCAACACGCACATTATACAACACGCACATTATACAACACGCACATTATACAACACGCAACACGCACATTATACAACACGCACATTACACAACACGCAACACGCACATTATACAACACGCACATTATACAACACGCACATTATACAACACGCACATTATACAACACGCACATTATACAACACGCACATTATACAACATTTCGTCTGTTTCATCAGCAGTTATCACTATGTTATTACCGTGCCGGAA from Mya arenaria isolate MELC-2E11 chromosome 3, ASM2691426v1 harbors:
- the LOC128225568 gene encoding zeta-sarcoglycan-like, with the protein product MGGGRSMDFSRPVHPPAGIYGCRKQCLYAIVLFILVVVIMNLALTVWILRVLNFNISGLNVGTVTLSSSGLTVGGRTEVVRTLHASKITSASGTNKRLNITSRGDIVLKSRTGDTGKSVKFHLGSGRVKVLCDEFEVRDLDNQTRFKVTDKAVTYGVDEVTYSGKAVFNGSIETPNIRGPNKGSLRLESVSSSIQVSGRQGVQVEALVGNVEINTGNDLLLRADRKILMNATNILLPGLFPSTGNKSDVTRDDVYQLCMCTSGQLFLAPPTGRCQTDMIDCS